The stretch of DNA taatggtggTCAGTCCTCTGGACTAACAACATggccattaaaaataaattattaaatgatacatcaacaaaacaacatcatcatcattatcaataacatCAGAAGCATCAAAATCAACAAGTCGTACAACACAAATAGCAGCATCATATTTAGATGAAGTTGCACGTGAAGAAGAAAGATTAATAAATGCATTAAAACTGGTTCAATTATAAGTGAAGATACAACATtaccaattgataatattattattaaaaacaaaaccaGAAAAACAAAACCAATATTAATTGGTACAAATGGTTTAATAAGTGAACaagctgttaatttttttaataaaaaaaaacaacttgaagataaaaaaaataatcaaacaacaacaacaattgatcaagttgataatatacaaaaaattgatactaCACAATTaccaacaacaacgacaacaacaaaatgGGGACCGAGAATTAATTCACCACGTACAAGATTAGAACAAGTACCACATCCTGAATtaacaaatcaacaaaaacaacatattagagctgcagcagcagcagcagctgCAAATGACACgacaaattcatcatcaacaaatattaataatccaGTAAGACCATTGGTAACGCGTGGATCAGTTGCTGAAAGAGtacttatatttgaaaaatgtcCAAGTGATTTATTACTAGATAAACGTGGACCAAGACAATCATCAATTGGTACAaatagattaaataataatactaatacaaataatgatgtaaataatacacaaaaatCACAGGTAAGTTATTtggtttaatttataattaattgattagtttgattgttatttattttattttttgtagtcTTATGTACGTGAGAGAATACTGCAGCAACAATCAAGAGCTCTGCCACCGCATACAACTCTTCAGAGACATGTTAAAGCCAATAAAAATGTTCGAATACcaaggtaataataaaaaatatataataataataattgataaataataattgtatttatttattgtgtagATTTTATTATCCGGGTGGTAAACCAACATCACTGTCACAACTTGAAGCaacaatatgtaaaataacaaaagcatTTGAAAGTTTACCAGGTTGTCGTTCAACAAAatcacaatttaatattataacaaaagcTTGTGATTTACCATTATACTGGAAGATACCATTATTTATGGCATGTGGTggtgataaaaattcaacaattgaattaacaaattttttggattattggaaagaattaaataaaaattcacatgATAAAgctagtaaatttataaatataaatacacgtggtaaaagtgataaattattaccaGAAGATCTTGTATGTTTAGTGCAAGATGTTGTTGAAACACATCCTggtttaacatttttaaaagaagCAACTGAATTTCATTCACGTTATGTACACACTGTTATTgctagaattttttattgtgttaaTCGTTGTTGGTCTGGTAAAATAAGTATAACTGAAATACGTAAATCAAATAtacttgatattattgatttactTGAACATGAAGAAGACATTAATCAAGTAACATCATACTTTAGTTATGaacatttttatgttatttattgtaaattttggGAACTTGATCGTGatcatgatttattaattgataaaatggaTTTAACACGTCATAATGATCATGCATTATCAACACGTTTAATTGAACGTGTATTTAGTGGTGCTGTAACACGTGGTGGTATTAATGGTGCACAACAACATTCAGATAAAATGAGTTATACTGAATTTGTATGGTTTTTATTATCTGAAGAAGATAAAAATCATCCAACAGCAATTGAATATTGGTTTAGATGTATGGATCTTGATGGTGATGgttatttatcaatgtatgaattggaatatttttatgaagagCAATTGGATCGTATGGAAGCAATTGGTATGGAAACATTACCATTTGAAGATTGTTTATGTCAAATGCTTGATATGATACATCCATCAATACcaagaaaaatatcattgagtgatttaaaaatgtaaaatgacatcaatattttttgatacattttttaatcttgaaaaatatctaGATCATGAACAAAGAGATCCATTTGCTTCAACAAGAGATCATGATGCTGATGGACATGAggtaattaattcaatataatttatattacttaattgttttttttattcaaaattttattttgtttattttaatagctTTCTGATTGGGATCGTTTTGCTGGTGATGATTATTAACTTCTAGTAGTTGAAGAAAGTGGAAATGATCAGAATGATCAgatgtatgtatttataaattaaattattctatttattttttatttataaatttattttcttatcttGAAGGCTTTATGATCGCGGTATTGTAGATGATacatatcaacaaaatttagaTGCCATTAAAAGTGACAAAGAAGCCAGCAAAACACGACAATGTTTTGCCAAAGATTATCCAGAAGATGGACGTCATGATAAATCACTAAACTTTGACAGTGGTGATAGTGATGATTACGCTGAAAGTGACAACTAATTTTCATTAagattaataatcaacaaataagaTATATCAAcgttaaacatttaaaaaaataatattattttttttctcattttgtTTATCCAAAGTATTAGTGtagtgtaaatatatatatatattttcatttttttcaatcagttTATTGGCATAATAAAtgccaagtaaaaaaaaagctattctaaatttgaaatttttctcaaatcgtaactattaattaaacaaaatttaattatttataacgaGTTaatttgttagttttttttttttaaatttatttagttttatgaattttttattacaacattttttctacattttttcaGTAATAtcataccttttttttttttcgtaataaataatatgtaaaactCAATTCTAGTCCGGCAATAAATGCGCACGCTaaatcgactttttttttttctttttatattgacgaaaaataataataagaaaagaaaaaattatcagcgagaaaataaaatacgtgatTGTcgaattaataatgatatatttaaaaaaatatatatatttaatataacattaataattaatatagaaaaaagaaaagaaaaagaaaaaaaaaattgaatatatttggAGGATCGTTGTGACAAACCACGGTAGccgtaaatatatatctattattaattataaataattatattcgcAGTTTATTGTCTTTCCAAAGATGTAATTTTAatggtaattaattattattacgtaattaattaattatataaacaaatgcttgttaattaatttgtttttttaagtaaacATGACAACGAGTTTAGTCTCTTttgttaatcaaaaattaaagtaataatttaataatcacaattatagtaaaataatttatataattgtgataatattttgttgcatttgataatttttattattcattaaaattgttatttcatatttatcaatttattatatatatttcgatagatttatcaaatgttcccgagtatcaatttaaaaaaggtgctcaatatttaatttttttatttcatttcaattttaaagtttaaaaaaattatatatctatcAAAAGGCAATTAAAcagtttaatatttaacaaaaaaaaacataaaattcctccataaatttaaaaaaataacaacaaaataaaaaaaggaaattttttatttttaaaatttaaaatttctatcaaattgagatttaatatttcgaaaattaaatgttcaactttaaaatttgtactttttatttaattgtatatttttagaatatactttaaacaataataataataatattgataaatttcgaagagaaaaaaaagagtaaacacaaatgattattaaaaaaaattcagtgtaTTTTGTTCgtacataaaaaattgtcaaataataattttgaaggtCAAGtatgtatgtttttttcatGCAAAACTGTGTTCGAACTAATTTAAGCTAGTCATACATAATATCTATGTCAGTGAAATTATTACAAacgatatataataataatctgagaaaaaaaaaaaccacataaTACGTTTCACGAATAAATTTGTTTAGATCATTCCTCGTCGTAAATTAACAtgtttttcaaaagaaaaaaaaaatatacaaatatattattaattataaaaaagtacaCTTAAAATTATGTGTCATTgacatttgatatttataataattaataaatatatttaataataattattataaaaacaatttgaatacAATAGTAAACATTGGCTTTATTTTATCGTCGATTAATTTACcttaattaacattaatattaatcagaattatttttttaatatcaatcaaCTATCAATACAATCatctagacaaaaaaaaaaattctcctaAACATATcactttaatatttatttaattatttgaacaaaaaaattattcgaaaaaaaatttcgatttttttttctttttcgaaatgataatttttcatgcttttttatttgagaaaaaatttaaaaaaataaaatgatattcaaGTTGTAAGGTGAATGATCTCTCTTTTGCAAAAGTTAACggttaatttgaattaaatgtataaaattaatttaaaattttcgaaatgataattaaattttgctaaaaaaatttattattttgataattattcattattatctaAGAATGAtggttgatttttataatgaagatgatgacgatgaagatgaagatgatgggTGTggtcgagaaaaaaaaaaacatcatcttGGTTTTTATAATTCAGGTCCGGtttgtaaataaaactaaacagggcaatataaaatatcagcaaaaaaataaGTGGTGTTACCAGCTCTaccacatttaaaaaaaaaaaaaaaggaaatattatttattcatattttccacatcattataatattcattttttttcatttttaaattgttattttgttttttataaataaaaatatcatgtattgttttgattttttttgttcattcatCGATCACTGATATTATCTTCAccgttattatttattcatgctTGCTAACACAAATAATTTCGTGAGAAATTTGCCAGAAGAAATAATAGCATATTCTTTAGGTCAACAACCAGACATTTATCATTGATGAATGATGAGTTGATGACACAAAAAAGACGAgcatattaatcatttttctgagtaaaaaaaaattattaaaacacacacacaaaaagTTCACTGGCTTGTTTggaatgtttttaattatttaaaaaaattatatcaactaatttttgttgtttttaatatttattattgtttaaataatttatttttttaattaatttagttgtttttttaattaatttcatgaaaGATTTGGGACTAGGGGAGTTTCCggtgaattatttgatgagGGTGATGAATTTTTTGGTTTACAAACACAACCACTTTCAACTAGTACATAGTCTTGACCAGTTAGTGTTACTGGACCAAGTGGTattaccaaaaataaataaggcaCATATGTTTGTGTACATTCACCACGTATCACATCACACGATTTGGATCTGCaaacaaatcaattaaaaaaaaattgttaattcaactatttttaGGAAGAAattatctacaaaaaaaaacgagacTTTGTGAatgatcatttaaataaatccagtttgttattttaatttaaagtttgaaaattatttttaaaaaagagaaggtaaaatatttaaaaggtggatttttcttttttttctgttgaatGTCTacgtcaattttttaaagctttaaacaaattaatatttgcaaCAAATGTTAAACAATTTAGGTAATTTATTgacttaattaatttatcattttttaaactataaattttcaaaatatttaattttaaaattcaagctaaatgataaaattttctttcagcTAACAATGTCTATCCaccttttaaatttcaaaaaaataatataaaaataatgtcaattgatgctattaaataataataaaaacaacaacatacTCGCAAACTTCAAAGACAACTTGTTGCAGTAGGTCAGGAAACTTTTGAACAATTGTTACTGGTTGTCCGCTAGTCAAGCTGACCCCATACATTGGTGCTGTTGTGTTGTAGCGGGTTTTGCAAAGTCGAGCTGGTGATCCGCATGTCTCCTTTGAACTGTAACTAcgacctaaaaaaaaaaattttttaaaaataataaataataacatgtacTCAATGTCATTACTCATTAGTTATTCACTCAATGAGACAGCAACAGTtagttttcaattttcaacataataaattataaatatttttaaatatatttaacaactaCTTCAACTTTAACAACAACTGTaccattcaattattatttattatttttaaaacaattattggcatgtgtatattttaaaataatatcaatcttttcttatttatattttttttcatttacaaatcaACAATACcgttataaaatgtatatatatattttttatgttcaaGTTGTTAGTGTAAGATAATAACTGTATTACTAGCTTCTATCATGGATCCAACAATTTAACAagaatttacaacaatatttattatttggcaATACcgttatgtttttaaaatttaataataatatattatttttaaaataattattacaatttaaaacttACTGTTTCTTGTATTTGATATTGTAACTTCGCCTTTTGATATTTGGTAGTTATGAAGAAGTGTTTTTCTCGTTGATTCTGGATCATTTATTCTTTGATTATTATGAGAACGTGCTGTTCTACTATTACCTCcccataaatttttaaaacttctcGTAATAGCTgctctaaaaaatttaaaaaccatcaaacatttattaattttttcaatgtattttttaatttatgcaaATGTGGTGggtattatttaaacttacgATGGATATTGCATGTTATTGGGTCCAATGCAATCAGGTGAATCTGTCATAGCATCACCCCATACATATTTAAGATCCAAACCATTACCCGCACATTTTTTACTACCAACTGTTGTTTGtgttaatacaaaaataattataataataccaagAAATATTGTTGTCGAATGACTCtgcatctagaaaaaaaaataattaaaaatatagttttaataaacatCCTGAGATAGTTGGAGTCTTGGAGATCAttgaagattaaaaattattttagatgaTTACAAAATACtggcttgattttttttgaataatttatatggaaTTTAGCTTGGTGATGTCACGTGTGTATTAAtccatgtatattattttataaaaatatatgtaggTTTTAAAGTAAAACGACTAACGGTACGACCTTCGGTTCGTCATCTTGACTCAAAGGCAACGGGTCATTCGTTTCCTCCTAACGGTATGTCGacaaaattcatcatcaaaaattctttttaatattttttaaataaattataaattgtatcaattttttaagtgtttaaaatttttatttaaactttatttttaaatgattattattaatattataaacttgCAAAATTAtagaattgaaattttttttttttctattttaaatactagtcgaaaaaaaaaaatcaaatcgaaatttatttcatttatatttattgcttTTCGATATAGTAATTCAactgcaaaaaaattttttaaaaagaaatttattttccctCATTTTAAGCATATAAATTTgtggtggaaaaaaatttattcaaataatttcgatcgaaatattttcgaaatgaaatttaaatttttttaaatttcaagaaaaaaaaatataaaattacataaatttttattttctaatatttaaaaattgaaatatatatttttttctcaaaattaattatcaaattatggAAATTTCTAAgggtttttttccttttttgttcaaattattattattgacagaGGATGCAGGTGCAAAAGATGCGtttgaaaagataaaatatatatatttttcatttctccaTATAAAAAGGGTCCAgtgagtttatatttttttttttttttaatcttgaaaCGTCTACCTATATTTCATTCATTGCCCCGCATTCCAAGAACCCCAAAATCATGTCTGCATCTCAAAAAAATAGGGGTTTATTATAAATCCtctcaaatgaaaaaaagcaaaataaaaaaaaatctaaattgctagtaaaataaattcataattttttaaaataaatttgtaataaattacttACCCTTTTTTGTTGCATTTTAATCATcttgtttgtaaaaataaataccagataaatgtaaaaataaaaaaaccagctttttttctttcttaaataaaataaaaagtttttacaattacaaattcaaaaaaaaaacaatataaatactgtagcaataaattaaaaatattcaaaataaaaaaaaaaaaagtttaattaattaaaataataaataaataaataaaataaattcacaaaagTGGGTACATGACACTGagatgatattaaatatttgtttgagGTCGAGCACCTCCGTCCGCACAGATGGATGCTCAGAGGTTGACTACTGTGGAAACTTGGTGTGTTTGTAAGAAAGAGGGATACTACACTCTTTTTCTGGTTTCATTATTGTGGCTAACGAGGTGGAAACAGAGGACAGGATAGCAAGCAATCCAAACGAATAAAAATGGAATAAAACAgagcaaataaaataaataaaatactcaaGAAAACAagctataaaattattccaactcaacaaaaaactatttaaaataaatagacaataaataaacaaattgttattattttgtaataattatatttttattgttatatttcattcattcattttttttttttttttttctaaatcattttcgtgcattaaaaaaaaaaaatgcaccaGGATGTTCACAAATCATACTTATTACAATAGTcacagtaataataattataaaaattattaattcgtcaaatttcttttttgtttttttttttttcaattaaggacaattattattaatagataatttacaaaattaaaaattaaaaaaaaaaaaaaaaacaaattaacgtGTAAATCAagtcaaaattatataatttgtttttttttttctttcttttctctCATACAATTGATTTTAGTTGTGATAAAATCAAACATGTAATTAgttgtaaaacaaaaaaaaaatgtttttttttgttttttgtaaatgagGTGTTGATTGGTAATGTACAGTTATAAATTAGTCGCAAAATTTAATGGAATTAACAGATACTGAATCAATTTGTCCACCTTTATAACtaccacgtttttttttagttttttcatgTCTAAATGATTTACCTCTGGTGTGTTTTAAATCCAAATTTGCTCTTTCACCCCAAGAACCTCTAGCTCCTCTCtgtattataattaaacaattaaaaaatataattattattaaatatatttaaaattataacattGAAATACTAATAGTGATGAAAATGTTGGTTTCAAATCCAGAGGTGTTTTTCTTATAGAGAAAGACATTTAaccaacaattatttattttcaaaaatgaacaaaaaaaaaaaaagaaaaaaaaaaagatcctatgattaattaattaattaattgataattttgtctATTCgtcaaatgtaatttttttgttttgtggTGCTGCATCAATTGAGCCAATTGAATTTCTATTTCCATTGAATGAATTTCTGTTGTTAAAATTTCCACCTCCACGTTTGTCATTACCACCAAATGAACTTCTGTTATTATCAAATCCACCACGTCCACGTCCTCCACGTCCGCCACGGAAGCCACCAcgatcaccaccaccaccaccattgcGATCACCAAAGCTACCACGATCACCACCATTGCGATCGCCAAAGCTTCCAcgatcaccaccaccacctctaCCACCAAATCCACCTCTTCCTCCACGTCCTCTACCACCAAAACCTCCACGATCACCACCTCCTCTACCACCAAAACCACCTCTTCCTCCACGTGAATTACCTCCACGTCCCCCTCTATTACCACCATCATGTTTTTTGAAaccattttcattttcttcagcAGGCtgtaacaaaaataacagGTCAAAATACGCTTTAGTACAATCATGGAagctgattattatttaacaattataaataggcaaaagtattttcatttattattaattatttggtaTTCATAACACCTTCAACAATATAAtgctattataaaaacaacatggaattaatattttcaacttcCAACATGACCTGCGAATGACCTGCCATTTTTGAaactgtaaattttaattatttatttttaccttagcttcaaatgaattattacaCAACTCAGCTTTTATTGGCTCGATCTCTTCATCCCTTACTCGTCGAAATGGCGAATTTTTTGGTGTTGactatgaaaatatttttttatgattttaattttgaatttaaataaataaatacttttgcctattttttttttttcttataattaaGGATTTGccataattgataaaaaaataaaaaatgttaaataaagatGAAGCATGATTTAGCTTACCTTGTCACCATTGAAGCCACCTTTTACAAAattgtcataattatttttagcaacTTTGTTTGGTGTTGCTTCAGCTGCAATTTCATCTGCATCCTCTTCacgttttcttttttcagCTGGTTTTGGTTTGGCTggttcttcatcttcatcgtcatcatcatctgatgatgatgattcttcAGTTTTTTTAGCAACAGCAGCTTTAACTGGTGTTTTGGCTTTtggtttttcttcttcatcactATCATCAGATGAATCTTCACTTGATTCTTCTTTTTTAGCTGCtacattatttgtttttgcaacTGGTTTTTTAGCtggtttttcttcttcatcagaTGAATCTTCACTTGATGATGAATCAGCTTTTTTAGCTGCTGGAGCAGCTGCTTTAGCTTTTTGTGGTGGTTTTGTAACATCTTCATCTTCTGAGTCACTTGAATCACTTGAGCTATCTTTTTTCTTGGCTGGTACAGCAgctggttttttttcttcttcatcagaTGAATCTTcacttgatgatgattcagCTTTTTTAGCAACTGGTGCTTTTTTGGCTGGTGTAGCAGCTGGTTTTTTTGCTTCTTCTTCATCAGATGAATCTTCACTTGATGATTCAGCTTTTTTAGCAACTGGTGCTTTTTTAGCTGGTGTAGCAGCTGGTTTTTTAGCTTCTTCTTCATCAGATGAATCTTcacttgatgatgattcagCTTTTTTAGCTGCTGGTGCAGCAGCAACTACTTTTTTAGCAgctggttttttttcttcctcttCATCAGATGAATCTTCACTTGATGATGAATCTGCTTTTTTAGCAACAACTGCTGCTTTTTTAGCTGGTGCTGCAACTGCTTTTTTTGCTGGTGcaactggttttttttcttcttcttcatcagaTGAATCTTCACTTGATGATTCAGCTTTTTTAGCAACAACTGGTGCTTTTTTGGCTGGAGCAGCAGCAACTACTTTTTTAGCAACTGGTTTTTTTGCTTCTTCTTCATCAGATGAATCGTcacttgatgatgattcagCTTTTTTTGTTGGAACAACTTTAGCTGGTGCTGGTGCagcttttgttttttgtgCTGGTTTTTCATCTTCACTGCTATCATCAGAACTTGAATCTGACTTTTTACCATTTgctttaattaataacttttttggtGTTGTTTTTTGccattgttgaaatatttctaataatgTTGGTGAACCTTTTGGCAATGCTGgctgtaattaaaataattgagcaattaattttcaacttgtttaacaaaataaagttTGGTTAGGATGACCACGAACACGTGaagtataaacaaaattaaaattaattttaattaaattataaacattatcaAACACATGATTttgcattaattaaattaattattattattgttgataaaattaacatgGTATTGCAGGTGTAAATGagtataaatgtaaattattaaacaatgagtaaatataatttacacaCGTGGGCAATGGCGATGCACCGGTGTTCATTTTTCATCggtgataatttaattaattaaatattggtaCTTACGGATTTTGTTTTAGTTTGAAATACTTTTGCTAATGAAGCATCAACTTTTAATAAACTATTGTGAATAAGTGCAGCAACTGTTAATTCGTCGGTGGATGCCATGATCAACGCGGGTaattaaacttatttttttttcttttttttatttttggagcTCCGCGTGTGCTCGTGTGTGTGAATGGATGGCTtggtgatgtttttttttttctctttttttctcgCTGCCGGGTGATGGTAGCGCACATAATTGTGAACTAAAACTGTCGGTAAAAAAGAATTCATTCTTGGTGATGACAAATGGCCGctgtttgaatttaaatttaatatatttttttactttttcttggtatgaattaatttatttctgtgtatatatatagctcctgagattgtttttttttattctataaatttttaaaattttttcgttgcatttattactaaaaaaaattgtgaaatcGTAAATGACTCTGTATAGTGTTAATTGGCttgcaaatttataattaaaaaatatttttccgtaATTTGTAcacaaattattgaaataaaattttgaaatcaaTTCTTCGAAccgtttatttaaaaaaaaaaaaataagatcgGAATCGTGAAAATGACACAGTGCATTTAGTGCTACTTggcttattaaatttatatcttcacgaaaaaaatatatctatcaaaatttttatatctaaattgttttaaattcttctctctgttattttgtaaatttttagaataatcCTTCGAACTGTTTAtttgctagaaaaaaaataagatcgGAATCGTGAAAATGACTCCATATAGTGTTAATTggcttgttaaatttataattttagaaaaaaatatatttcccgTAATTTTTTGTACGCAAATTATTGAGGAACTGTCCTTCTATTAtcctgtaaattttttaatcaattctTCGAACTGtttattttctagaaaataaataagattgGGATCGTGAAAATGACACAGTGCATACTTggcttattaaatttatatcttcacaaaaaaaatatatttctcgaAACTTTTTATAcctaaattgtttaaaatttttctctctattatcttgtaaatttttagaataattcTTCGAACCGTTTaattactagaaaaaaaataacatcgaAATCGAGAAAATATCATAATGCATAAAGTGGAtttgaattgtttaatttttaattttcgaaaaattattCCACCCAGGATATTTTGTGCTTGAATTATTGAGAAACCTTCCCTCTatgattttgtaaatttttaagacGATCCTTCGAACCGTTTAAttactggaaaaaaaatgacatcgAAATTCTTCGACTAAGTAAGTTTTGGcaagtgtatatattttaaaaataaatatctagcAAATGCGtcagaaaaaaaacgaaaaaaaaaaaaatatgtcatgtttttaatttaaatttacctttCTAGATTAAATCGTAGAgcatagaaatatttttta from Aphidius gifuensis isolate YNYX2018 linkage group LG4, ASM1490517v1, whole genome shotgun sequence encodes:
- the LOC122855911 gene encoding nucleolar protein dao-5-like isoform X1, producing the protein MASTDELTVAALIHNSLLKVDASLAKVFQTKTKSPALPKGSPTLLEIFQQWQKTTPKKLLIKANGKKSDSSSDDSSEDEKPAQKTKAAPAPAKVVPTKKAESSSSDDSSDEEEAKKPVAKKVVAAAPAKKAPVVAKKAESSSEDSSDEEEEKKPVAPAKKAVAAPAKKAAVVAKKADSSSSEDSSDEEEEKKPAAKKVVAAAPAAKKAESSSSEDSSDEEEAKKPAATPAKKAPVAKKAESSSEDSSDEEEAKKPAATPAKKAPVAKKAESSSSEDSSDEEEKKPAAVPAKKKDSSSDSSDSEDEDVTKPPQKAKAAAPAAKKADSSSSEDSSDEEEKPAKKPVAKTNNVAAKKEESSEDSSDDSDEEEKPKAKTPVKAAVAKKTEESSSSDDDDDEDEEPAKPKPAEKRKREEDADEIAAEATPNKVAKNNYDNFVKGGFNGDKPAEENENGFKKHDGGNRGGRGGNSRGGRGGFGGRGGGDRGGFGGRGRGGRGGFGGRGGGGDRGSFGDRNGGDRGSFGDRNGGGGGDRGGFRGGRGGRGRGGFDNNRSSFGGNDKRGGGNFNNRNSFNGNRNSIGSIDAAPQNKKITFDE
- the LOC122855911 gene encoding nucleolar protein dao-5-like isoform X2, encoding MASTDELTVAALIHNSLLKVDASLAKVFQTKTKSPALPKGSPTLLEIFQQWQKTTPKKLLIKANGKKSDSSSDDSSEDEKPAQKTKAAPAPAKVVPTKKAESSSSDDSSDEEEAKKPVAKKVVAAAPAKKAPVVAKKAESSSEDSSDEEEEKKPVAPAKKAVAAPAKKAAVVAKKADSSSSEDSSDEEEEKKPAAKKVVAAAPAAKKAESSSSEDSSDEEEAKKPAATPAKKAPVAKKAESSSEDSSDEEEAKKPAATPAKKAPVAKKAESSSSEDSSDEEEKKPAAVPAKKKDSSSDSSDSEDEDVTKPPQKAKAAAPAAKKADSSSSEDSSDEEEKPAKKPVAKTNNVAAKKEESSEDSSDDSDEEEKPKAKTPVKAAVAKKTEESSSSDDDDDEDEEPAKPKPAEKRKREEDADEIAAEATPNKVAKNNYDNFVKGGFNGDKSTPKNSPFRRVRDEEIEPIKAELCNNSFEAKRGARGSWGERANLDLKHTRGKSFRHEKTKKKRGSYKGGQIDSVSVNSIKFCD
- the LOC122855949 gene encoding uncharacterized protein LOC122855949, which encodes MIKMQQKRMQSHSTTIFLGIIIIIFVLTQTTVGSKKCAGNGLDLKYVWGDAMTDSPDCIGPNNMQYPSAAITRSFKNLWGGNSRTARSHNNQRINDPESTRKTLLHNYQISKGEVTISNTRNSRSYSSKETCGSPARLCKTRYNTTAPMYGVSLTSGQPVTIVQKFPDLLQQVVFEVCESKSCDVIRGECTQTYVPYLFLVIPLGPVTLTGQDYVLVESGCVCKPKNSSPSSNNSPETPLVPNLS